One segment of Fervidobacterium sp. DNA contains the following:
- a CDS encoding lytic transglycosylase domain-containing protein has protein sequence MRYVVAFVLFGVIFFLTTLVYYFPLKYYEVVVRHSGKIDPLLIIGVIRTESSFKENAISNAGAYGLMQLMPETAEWLKKKFKVNYDYKTPEGNIALGCLYLNYLLEKDGNLKPALVHYNTGPYADEFTKVDAGGRYLRKVLTAYKIYKFLYRR, from the coding sequence GTGAGGTATGTTGTTGCTTTTGTTCTCTTTGGAGTGATATTCTTTTTAACAACTTTAGTTTATTATTTCCCGCTGAAATACTACGAAGTCGTTGTACGACATTCAGGTAAAATCGATCCGTTGCTTATAATCGGTGTTATAAGGACAGAGAGCAGTTTTAAAGAAAATGCTATTTCAAATGCCGGAGCATATGGACTAATGCAATTAATGCCAGAAACCGCCGAATGGTTGAAAAAGAAGTTTAAGGTAAACTACGACTACAAAACACCAGAAGGAAACATAGCCTTAGGGTGTTTGTATTTAAATTATCTTTTGGAAAAAGATGGCAACTTGAAGCCAGCGCTTGTTCATTACAATACAGGTCCTTACGCTGACGAATTTACGAAAGTAGACGCTGGTGGTAGATATTTGAGAAAGGTTTTAACTGCTTATAAAATTTATAAATTCCTTTACAGGAGATGA